The Naumovozyma dairenensis CBS 421 chromosome 1, complete genome genome includes a region encoding these proteins:
- the RFC5 gene encoding replication factor C subunit 5 (similar to Saccharomyces cerevisiae RFC5 (YBR087W); ancestral locus Anc_3.326) — protein MSLWVDKYRPKTLKTLSHTESLTNVLKSLSHQPKDLPHLLMYGPNGSGRKTRCMALLESIFGSGIYRLKIDIRQFVTASNKKLELNVVSSPYHLEITPSDMGNNDRIVIQELLKEVAQMEQVDFQDSNDGLAHRYKCVIINDANSLTRDAQAALRRTMEKYSRNIRLIMLCDSMSSIISPIRSRCLMIRVPAPLNGEIVNILNEVASKENVKIENGSILNHIAKESNANLRVALLMLESMSLNNELNLKVNTPIIRPDWMVVILKLGNKIQKDKSVGCLIECRAILYDLLAHCIPAKTILQELTFALIKNPNIVKDKYKIGIIESSSLFDERLSLGNKAIFHLEGFIARVMCILDGST, from the coding sequence ATGTCCTTGTGGGTAGACAAATATCGTCCAAAAACACTTAAAACTTTATCACATACAGAATCGCTAACCAATGTATTGAAGTCTCTTTCGCATCAACCAAAGGATTTGCCACATTTACTAATGTATGGTCCCAATGGTAGTGGAAGAAAGACCAGATGTATGGCCCTATTAGAATCCATCTTTGGGTCAGGTATATATAGATTGAAAATTGACATAAGACAATTCGTCACAGCATCAAATAAGAAACTGGAATTGAATGTGGTAAGTTCACCATACCATTTAGAAATTACACCAAGTGATATGGGGAATAATGATAGAATCGtaattcaagaattattaaaagaagTGGCACAAATGGAACAAGTGGATTTCCAAGATTCAAATGATGGATTAGCTCATAGATATAAATGtgtcattattaatgatgCAAATTCTTTAACTAGAGATGCTCAAGCTGCATTGAGACGTACTATGGAAAAATACTCGAGAAATATTAGATTGATTATGTTGTGTGATTCAATGTCATCCATAATTTCTCCAATTAGATCTCGTTGTTTGATGATTCGTGTTCCTGCTCCACTTAATGGTGAAATTGTCAATATCTTAAATGAAGTGGCATCAAAGGAAAATGTAAAGATAGAAAATGGTTCTATACTGAATCATATTGCCAAAGAGTCAAATGCAAATTTAAGAGTTGCATTATTGATGTTAGAATCAATGTCTttgaataatgaattaaatttgaaagtgAATACTCCAATTATAAGACCAGATTGGATGGTTGtcatattgaaattagGGAATAAAATACAAAAGGACAAATCTGTTGGATGTTTAATTGAATGTCGTGCTATCTTATATGATCTTTTAGCACATTGTATCCCTGCAAAGACTATATTACAAGAACTAACATTTGCACTAATAAAAAATCCAAACATTGTTAAAGACAAGTACAAAATAGGTATTATAGAGTCATCAAGTTTGTTCGATGAAAGGTTATCTCTTGGTAATAAGGCAATTTTCCATTTAGAGGGATTTATTGCAAGAGTCATGTGTATATTAGATGGATCAACATGA
- the MSF1 gene encoding phenylalanine--tRNA ligase (similar to Saccharomyces cerevisiae MSF1 (YPR047W); ancestral locus Anc_3.328): MPYIKLISRRICQYSILKTKEALPKLLTINGKEYPTSNKDTNVTQSILNLTNRNLHLNPNHPIGILRTIIETKLNSLSPYKTFNNFSPIVTKWQNFDSLGFPPTHPGRSKSDTYYINDTTLLRTHTSAHEIECFQDINDDSGHNWRGFLISADVYRRDEIDKTHYPVLYQMEGSHLWTRPRETSNMEAEIKSLQSTLNEMLINNKMTLTRCQDEVEPPTETRQDYMTEQETKLCEMHLKTTLEIVVLELCRLKNMKDVKMRWTNTTFPWTQPSWEIEIWWDNQWLEICGCGIIKQDLLLKSDFEKDSTIGWAFGLGLDRIAMLLFGIPDIRLLWSNDKRFIGQFVEGQINTFKPYSKYPGTLRDVAFWLPDILQDNEEIHENDVMEIVRDVAGDLVESVKLTDEFIHPKTHKRSLCYRINYQSMDRNITNSEINSLQEKVRNELVKKYHVELR, encoded by the coding sequence ATGCCATACATTAAACTGATATCGAGGAGGATTTGTCAATACTCTATATTAAAAACCAAGGAAGCACTCCCGAAACTGTTAACCATCAATGGAAAAGAGTATCCAACAAGCAACAAAGACACAAACGTCACACAAAGTATTCTGAACCTAACGAACAGAAATCTTCATCTAAACCCGAATCACCCGATTGGGATCCTCAGAACCATAATAGAAACCAAATTAAACTCATTATCACCATACAAGacattcaataatttctcaCCAATAGTCACGAAATGGCAAAATTTTGACTCATTAGGTTTCCCTCCAACCCATCCTGGTAGATCCAAATCAGACACATATTACATTAATGACACGACATTGTTAAGGACACATACTTCTGCTCATGAAATTGAATGCTTTCAAGATATCAACGATGACTCAGGGCATAATTGGAGAGGGTTCTTGATTTCCGCTGATGTTTATAGGAGAGACGAAATCGATAAAACTCATTATCCTGTGCTTTATCAAATGGAAGGGTCTCACCTTTGGACCCGTCCTCGAGAAACTTCTAATATGGAGGCAGAAATTAAATCTCTGCAATCTACTTTGAATGAAATGTtgataaataataagatgACTTTGACAAGATGTCAGGATGAAGTGGAACCGCCTACGGAGACTAGACAAGATTATATGACTGAACAAGAGACGAAACTTTGCGAGATGCATTTGAAGACTACATTAGAAATTGTCGTTTTAGAACTTTGTAGGTTAAAAAACATGAAAGATGTCAAGATGAGATGGACTAATACTACTTTCCCATGGACTCAACCTTCGTgggaaattgaaatttggtGGGATAATCAATGGTTAGAAATTTGTGGTTGTGGGATAATTAAACAGGATTTGCTTTTAAAATCAGATTTCGAAAAAGATAGTACTATCGGTTGGGCCTTCGGGTTAGGCTTAGATAGAATTGCAATGTTATTGTTTGGTATTCCTGATATTAGATTATTATGGAGCAATGATAAAAGATTCATTGGTCAATTCGTGGAGGGACAGATTAATACTTTTAAACCATATTCTAAGTATCCTGGAACTTTAAGAGATGTTGCATTTTGGTTACCTGATATACTTcaagataatgaagaaattcatGAAAATGATGTAATGGAGATTGTTAGAGATGTAGCCGGTGATTTAGTTGAAAGCGTTAAGTTAACTGATGAATTTATTCATCCAAAGACTCATAAAAGATCATTGTGTTACAGAATTAATTATCAATCAATGGATAGAAATATTACAAACTCAGAAATCAACTCTTTACAAGAAAAAGTTCGTAATGAATTGGTTAAAAAATATCACGTAGAATTGAGATAA
- the MRPL16 gene encoding mitochondrial 54S ribosomal protein uL16m (similar to Saccharomyces cerevisiae MRPL16 (YBL038W); ancestral locus Anc_3.327) translates to MMMNRLTTPGLKLGSSLLCTTNLIASRTSLPWIISVTRRFKHEYAPRYKDQKKKQKGRVPVRVGGSIKGSTLQFGTFGMRLKSEGTRLTADQLKAADTALMRYVRPLNNGQLWRRLCCNVAVCVKGNETRMGKGKGDFDHWMVRVPTGKIIFEMSGDNLHERVAREAFRKAGDKLPGVYEFVSKESLVRVGLHGFKDEKLIKETNYYQKLQEKPTKEFLNVLKAKEPEYRLFRGR, encoded by the coding sequence atgatgatgaatagACTTACTACCCCTGGATTAAAGCTAGGGAGCAGCCTTCTATGCACTACAAATCTAATAGCATCCAGAACTAGTCTCCCATGGATAATATCCGTAACAAGAAGATTTAAACATGAATATGCTCCCCGATATAAAgatcaaaagaagaaacaaaaggGTAGAGTCCCGGTACGTGTTGGTGGCTCCATTAAAGGGTCTACTTTACAATTCGGTACATTTGGTATGAGATTGAAATCTGAGGGGACAAGGTTAACTGCAGATCAATTAAAAGCTGCTGATACAGCATTAATGAGGTATGTTAGACCACTGAATAATGGACAATTATGGAGACGTCTTTGTTGTAATGTTGCAGTTTGTGTGAAGGGGAACGAAACGAGAATGGGGAAGGGGAAAGGTGATTTCGATCATTGGATGGTCAGAGTCCCTACAGggaaaataatttttgaaatgaGTGGTGATAATTTACATGAAAGAGTTGCAAGAGAAGCGTTCAGAAAAGCTGGAGATAAATTGCCTGGTGTTTATGAATTTGTGTCTAAGGAATCCTTGGTAAGAGTTGGGTTACATGGCTTTAAGGATGAGAAATTGATAAAGGAAACTAATTACtatcaaaaattacaagaaaaacCAACAAAGGAATTTTTAAATGTTCTAAAAGCCAAGGAACCTGAGTATCGTTTATTTAGAGGACGTTAA